TGATTCTGTCACTGCAGAAGAGCGACAGGTGATTCAAAAAAGTGCCCAACATTTTGTCCAAGCCCGACCAGAAAAGGATGATACCGATTTGGAACTGGCTCTCTTGACCATCTTTAAGAACAATCCTCAGGCTCAGGTCACTATTTTCGGTGCCTTGGGTGGTCGTATTGACCATATGTTGGCCAATGTCTTTCTGCCTAGCAATCCCAAGTTGGCACCATATATGCGTCAAATAGAAATTGAGGATGGGCAAAATTTGATTGCCTATTGTCCAGAAGGGACCAGTCAGCTAGAACCCCGTTTAGACTACGACTATCTAGCCTTTATGCCAGTTCGGGATAGCCAGCTTACCATTCTCGGAGTCAAGTATGAGTTGACAGAGGAGAATTTTTTCTTTAAAAAAGTGTACGCTTCTAACGAATATATAGATAGGGAAGTGTTGGTGACTTGCCCAGATGGCTATGTGGTCGTGCTGCATAGTAAGGACAGGAGGTAGGATGGAAAGTTTACTTGTTCTATTATTGATTGCCAACCTAGCTGGCCTCTTTCTGATTTGGCAAAGGCAGGATAAACAGGAGAAACACTTAAGCAAGAACTTGGAGGATCAGGCAGATCATTTGTCAGACCAGTTGGATTACCGTTTTGAACAAGCCAGACAAGCCAGCCAGTTAGATCAAAAAGATTTGGAAGTGGCTGTCAGTGACCGTTTGCAAGAAGTGCGAATGGAATTGCACCAAGGCTTAACTCAGGTCCGTCAAGAAATGACTGAGAATCTCCTCCAAACCAGGGATAAGACTGACCAACGTCTCCAAGCCTTGCAGGAATCAAATGAGCAACGTTTGGAACAAATGCGCCAAACCGTCGAGGAAAAACTAGAAAAGACCTTGCAGACACGCTTGCAAGCCTCCTTTGAGACAGTTTCCAAACAACTGGAGTCAGTCAATCGTGGCCTTGGAGAAATGCAGACAGTTGCCCGTGATGTCGGCGCCCTCAACAAGGTTCTCTCAGGAACCAAGACGCGAGGAATTCTGGGCGAATTGCAACTGGGGCAGATTATTGAAGATATCATGACACCTGCCCAGTACGAACGAGAATACGCAACGGTTGAAAACTCTAGTGAACGAGTGGAGTATGCCATCAAGTTACCCGGACAAGGCGACCAGGAATACGTCTACTTACCGATTGACTCCAAGTTTCCACTGGCAGATTATTACCGCTTAGAAGAAGCCTATGAAGCAGGTGACAAGGACGAAATCGAACGCTGTCGTAAGTCGCTCCTAGCCAGCGTCAAGCGCTTTGCCAAGGATATCACGAGCAAGTACCTAGCACCGCCTCGGACGACCAATTTTGGAGTTTTGTTTGTTCCGACAGAAGGTCTCTACTCAGAAATTGTACGCAATCCGGTCTTCTTTGATGATTTGAGACGGGAGGAGCAGATTATTGTTGCAGGTCCAAGTACCCTGTCAGCTCTCCTCAATTCCCTATCAGTTGGCTTCAAAACTCTCAATATCCAAAAGAGTGCCGACCATATCAGTAAGATTCTTGCCAGCGTCAAGACTGAATTTGGCAAGTTTGGTGGTATTCTGGTCAAGGCACAAAAACATCTCCAACATGCCTCTGGCAATATTGATGAATTATTAAACCGTCGTACCACAGCTATCGAGCGGACGCTCCGTCACATTGAGTTGTCAGAAGGTGAGCCTGCGCTTGATTTACTCCATTTCCAAGAAAATGAGGAAGAATATGAAGATTAGTCACATGAAAAAAGATGAGCTGTTTGAAGGCTTTTACCTAATCAAGTCAGCTGACCTGAGGCAAACTCGAGCTGGGAAAAACTACCTAGCCTTTACCTTCCAAGATGATAGTGGCGAGATTGAAGGAAAACTCTGGGATGCTCAACCTCATAACGTTGAGGCCTATACTGCTGGTAAGGTTGTCCACATGAAAGGACGCCGAGAAGTTTATAACAACACCCCTCAAGTCAATCAAATTACCCTTCGCCTGCCTCAACCTGGCGAACCCAATGATCCAGCTGATTTCAAGGTCAAGTCACCAGTTGATGTCAAGGAAATCCGTGACTACATGTCGCAAATGATTTTTAAAATTGAAAATTCTGTCTGGCAACGAATTGTTCGAAAGCTCTACACCAAGTATGATAAGGAATTTTACTCCTATCCAGCTGCCAAGACCAACCATCATGCCTTTGAAACAGGTTTGGCCTATCATACTGCGACCATGGTGCGCTTGGCAGATGCTATTAGCGAAGTCTATCCTCAACTCAATAAGAGTCTGCTCTATGCTGGGATTATGTTGCATGACTTGGCTAAAGTCATTGAGTTGACGGGGCCTGACCAGACCGAGTACACGGTTAGAGGCAATCTTCTTGGGCATATTGCTTTGATAGATAGTGAAATTACTAAGACAGTGATGGAACTCGGTATCGATGATACCAAGGAAGAAGTCGTTCTGCTTCGTCACGTTATCCTCAGTCACCACGGCTTACTTGAGTATGGAAGCCCAGTCCGTCCACGCATTATGGAAGCAGAGATTATCCATATGATTGACAATCTGGATGCAAGCATGATGATGATGTCAACAGCTTTGGCTTTGGTGGATAAGGGAGAGATGACCAATAAAATTTTCGCTATGGACAATCGTTCCTTCTATAAACCAGATTTAGATTAATAATTTAAGAAAAATGAGCATTTTTTAGGATAAGAATGTTCGTTTTTTTATGTGAATATGGTATAATAGATAAAATATCAAAATTAAATGAAGTAGGAAATAGAAATGAAATTAAGAAGAAGTGATCGGATGGTTGTCATTTCCAACTATTTGATTAATAATCCTTATAAACTAACTAGTCTCAATACTTTTGCTGAAAAGTATGAATCTGCTAAATCATCCATCTCAGAAGATATCGTCATTATCAAACGTGCCTTTGAGGAGATCGAAATCGGTCATATCCAAACAGTAACTGGTGCTGGCGGAGGTGTCATTTTTACACCATCAATCTCAAGTCATGATGCCAAGGAAATGGTCGAGGACTTGTGTGCCAAGTTGTCAGAAAGTGATCGTATCTTGCCAGGTGGCTATATCTACCTGTCTGATTTGCTCAGCACACCAGCTATTTTGAAAAATATTGGTCGCATTATTGCCAAGAGCTTTATGGACCAAAAAATTGATGCGGTTATGACAGTAGCGACTAAGGGTGTTCCACTTGCAAATGCAGTTGCCAATGTCCTCAATGTTCCTTTTGTTATTGTGCGCCGTGACCTGAAAATTACCGAAGGTTCAACTGTCAGCGTCAACTATGTATCCGGTTCAAGTGGTGACCGCATTGAGAAAATGTTCCTTTCAAAACGTAGTCTCAAGGCAGGCAGCCGTGTCTTGATTGTGGATGACTTCTTGAAAGGCGGAGGAACTGTCAACGGGATGATCAGTCTCTTGCGTGAGTTTGATTCAGAATTGGCAGGTGTAGCGGTCTTTGCGGATAATGCTCAAGAAGAACGCGAAAAGCAGTTTGACTACAAGTCACTCTTGAAGGTAACCAATATTGATGTCAAGAATCAAACCATCGATGTTGAGGTTGGCAATATCTTTGACGAAGATAAATAAGAGATAGAACTAAAGGTTGGAACGATTGTCCCAGCCTTTCTTTGCAAATAGAATAGAAGGAAACTTATGAAAACACCATTTATCAATAAAGAAGACTTAGAAAAGATTGTTGCCGAGTTCCCGACTCCCTTTCACTTGTATGATGAGAAGGGAATTCGTGAAAAGGCAAGAGCCGTCAACCAAGCCTTTTCGTGGAACAAGGGCTTTAAGGAATATTTTGCAGTTAAGGCTACTCCAACTCCAGCTATTTTGAAAATTCTCCAAGAGGAAGGTTGCGGTGTGGACTGCTCTAGTTATGTGGAGCTTTTGATGAGCCATAAACTGGATTTTCCAGGTTCTGAGATCATGTTCTCTTCAAACAACACGCCAGATAAGGAATATGCCTATGCGCGTGAATTGGGTGCGACCATTAACTTGGATGCCTTTGAAGATATTGAACATCTAGAGCGTGCAGCAGGTATTCCAGAAATCATCTCATGTCGTTACAATCCTGGAGGAGTTTTTGAACTGGGAACAGATATTATGGACAATCCTGGAGAAGCCAAGTTTGGTATGACCAAGGACCAGCTCTTTGAAGCTTTTGCCATCTTGAAGGAAAAAGGAGCCAAGACTTTTGGGATTCACTCCTTCCTAGCGTCCAATACTGTGACCCATCTCTATTATCCAGAGTTGGCCCGTCAGCTTTTTGAATTGGCTGTTGAAATCAAGGAAAAGTTGGGCATTTCGCTAGACTTTATCAATCTTTCTGGTGGTATTGGTGTCAATTATCGTCCAGACCAGGAGCCAAATGATATTGCCTTGATCGGTGAGGGAGTTCGTAAGGTGTATGAAGAAGTCCTTATGCCAGCAGGTCTTGGTCAGGTTAAGATTTTCACCGAATTGGGTCGTTTTATGTTAGCTCCTCACGGTGCTTTGGTCACAAGAGTTACCCATAAGAAGAAAACCTACCGTACCTATCTAGGCGTGGATGCATCAGCAGTCAACCTCATGCGTCCAGCTATGTACGGAGCTTACCATCATATTACTAACGTGACCCATCCAGATGGACCAGCTGAAGTGGTAGATGTGGTTGGTTCACTCTGTGAAAACAATGATAAATTTGCAGTGAATCGCGAACTGCCTCATACAGAAATCGGTGATTTGCTGGTCATTCATGATACAGGTGCTCACGGTTTTTCAATGGGCTACCAGTACAACGCCAAACTTCGTTCTGCGGAAATCCTCTATACCGAAGAAGGTAAAGCCCGTCAAATCCGCCGTGCAGAGCGCCCTGAGGACTACTTTGCAACCTTGTATGGCTTTGATTTTGAAGAATAAAATGATAAGTAATTGAAAATGAAATTGAAAAACAGATTGCTTTCTAAAAAATAGGCAAAAATCTTGTTTTTCCTTCAAGTCGTGATATAATAAAACTATAAAACGTTTTCAAGGAAGGTAACGATATGTCTGAAGAAACAATTGATTATGGACAAGTGACAGGAATGGTGCATTCGACAGAAAGCTTTGGGTCAGTAGATGGCCCTGGTATTCGCTTTATTGTCTTTTTGCAGGGCTGTCACATGCGTTGCCAGTATTGCCACAACCCTGACACTTGGGCTATGGAGTCCAATAAATCACGTGAACGGACGGTAGATGATGTCTTAGCAGAGGCCTTGCGCTACCGCGGTTTCTGGGGGAATAAGGGTGGGATTACAGTCAGTGGGGGAGAAGCCCTCTTGCAGATTGATTTCTTGATTGCCCTCTTTACCAAGGCCAAAGAACACGGAATCCACTGTACCTTGGATACCTGTGCCCTTCCTTTCCGTAATAAACCACGTTACCTTGAGAAGTTTGACAAACTCATGGCTGTCACTGACTTGGTTCTTTTGGATATCAAGGAAATCAACGAAGCACAGCATAAGATTGTTACTAGTCAAACCAATAAAAATATCTTGGCTTGTGCTCAGTATCTATCAGATATTGGAAAACCTGTCTGGATTCGCCACGTGCTAGTTCCAGGTTTGACAGACAGAGATGATGACTTGATTGAACTTGGTAAGTTCGTTAAGACCCTCAAAAATGTGGATAAGTTTGAAATTCTACCTTATCACACCATGGGTGAGTTCAAGTGGCGTGAACTGGGAATTCCATATTCCCTCGAAGGGGTTAAACCACCAACAGCAGATCGCGTCAAGAACGCTAAAAAACTCATGGATACCGAAAGTTATCAAGACTATATGAAACGTGTACATGGATAAAAAAGAAGCCTGATGGAAACATCGGGCTTTTAATTTTACACAAATATATATAATTAAATAAAACAAAATTTTATACTCTTCGAAAATCTCTTCAAACTACGTCAGCGTCGCCTTACCGTACTCAAGTACAGCTTGCGGCTAGCTTCCTAGTTTGCTCTTTGATTTTCATTGAGTATTAAATCTTTTGACTCTTGAAATTCTGAAAAAAATCCGAAAATGAATATGTAAGATATAGTTACTTTTAGAAATATTAAATAGAATAGGAGAACATCTATGGAACAAAGTATTACCATTAAAAATTTATGTAAGTCATATGGCCAAACTCAAATTTTAAAAGATATTTCTTTTGAAGCAAAAGCAGGTAGAGTGACTGCTTTCCTAGGTCCAAATGGAGCTGGAAAAAGTTCAACCTTACGTATTTTATTAGGATTAGACAAAGCAACATCTGGTCTTACCAAAATTGGAGATCAAACTTATAAGGAATTAAAATTTCCTTTAAAGACTGTAGGAGCTTCATTTGACAGTGTAGGTGCTCCTGATGATCGGACTGTTTATCAACATTTGAAAATAGTTGCTGCTAGTAATGGGATATCCAGTCAGCGAATTGAACAAGTCTTGGATATGGTGGATATTAGCCATAAGAAAAAATCTAAAATTGGAAAATTATCATTAGGAGAAGGACAACGCTTGGGAATTGCAACAGCTCTATTAGGAAATCCTCAATATCTGATATTGGATGAACCGACTAATGGGTTGGATCCAAGAGGAATTCGGTGGTTTAGAGAGTTTATAAAAAAACAAGCTCAAGAAGGAAAGACAGTCTTGATATCATCTCATATATTATCGGAAGTGGAAGCAGTAACAGATGATGTAGTTATCATAAATAAAGGAAAAGTTCTTATAAAAGGCACTTTACAAGAAGTGATGAAAAATCTTTCCTCACTAGAAGAAGTCTTCTTTAATTTAACAGAGGGAGGAAAGTGACATGGCACTTATTTACTCTCTTCATTCTGAAATATTGAAATTATTTTATAAAAGAGCTACTCATATTGTACT
The Streptococcus toyakuensis genome window above contains:
- a CDS encoding thiamine diphosphokinase, translated to MSEYKLSENNWTKVAVFAGGDRGHYRTDFDCFVGVDRGSLWVLEENLPLALAVGDFDSVTAEERQVIQKSAQHFVQARPEKDDTDLELALLTIFKNNPQAQVTIFGALGGRIDHMLANVFLPSNPKLAPYMRQIEIEDGQNLIAYCPEGTSQLEPRLDYDYLAFMPVRDSQLTILGVKYELTEENFFFKKVYASNEYIDREVLVTCPDGYVVVLHSKDRR
- the rmuC gene encoding DNA recombination protein RmuC, coding for MESLLVLLLIANLAGLFLIWQRQDKQEKHLSKNLEDQADHLSDQLDYRFEQARQASQLDQKDLEVAVSDRLQEVRMELHQGLTQVRQEMTENLLQTRDKTDQRLQALQESNEQRLEQMRQTVEEKLEKTLQTRLQASFETVSKQLESVNRGLGEMQTVARDVGALNKVLSGTKTRGILGELQLGQIIEDIMTPAQYEREYATVENSSERVEYAIKLPGQGDQEYVYLPIDSKFPLADYYRLEEAYEAGDKDEIERCRKSLLASVKRFAKDITSKYLAPPRTTNFGVLFVPTEGLYSEIVRNPVFFDDLRREEQIIVAGPSTLSALLNSLSVGFKTLNIQKSADHISKILASVKTEFGKFGGILVKAQKHLQHASGNIDELLNRRTTAIERTLRHIELSEGEPALDLLHFQENEEEYED
- a CDS encoding 3'-5' exoribonuclease YhaM family protein — translated: MKISHMKKDELFEGFYLIKSADLRQTRAGKNYLAFTFQDDSGEIEGKLWDAQPHNVEAYTAGKVVHMKGRREVYNNTPQVNQITLRLPQPGEPNDPADFKVKSPVDVKEIRDYMSQMIFKIENSVWQRIVRKLYTKYDKEFYSYPAAKTNHHAFETGLAYHTATMVRLADAISEVYPQLNKSLLYAGIMLHDLAKVIELTGPDQTEYTVRGNLLGHIALIDSEITKTVMELGIDDTKEEVVLLRHVILSHHGLLEYGSPVRPRIMEAEIIHMIDNLDASMMMMSTALALVDKGEMTNKIFAMDNRSFYKPDLD
- the purR gene encoding pur operon repressor; the protein is MKLRRSDRMVVISNYLINNPYKLTSLNTFAEKYESAKSSISEDIVIIKRAFEEIEIGHIQTVTGAGGGVIFTPSISSHDAKEMVEDLCAKLSESDRILPGGYIYLSDLLSTPAILKNIGRIIAKSFMDQKIDAVMTVATKGVPLANAVANVLNVPFVIVRRDLKITEGSTVSVNYVSGSSGDRIEKMFLSKRSLKAGSRVLIVDDFLKGGGTVNGMISLLREFDSELAGVAVFADNAQEEREKQFDYKSLLKVTNIDVKNQTIDVEVGNIFDEDK
- a CDS encoding diaminopimelate decarboxylase yields the protein MKTPFINKEDLEKIVAEFPTPFHLYDEKGIREKARAVNQAFSWNKGFKEYFAVKATPTPAILKILQEEGCGVDCSSYVELLMSHKLDFPGSEIMFSSNNTPDKEYAYARELGATINLDAFEDIEHLERAAGIPEIISCRYNPGGVFELGTDIMDNPGEAKFGMTKDQLFEAFAILKEKGAKTFGIHSFLASNTVTHLYYPELARQLFELAVEIKEKLGISLDFINLSGGIGVNYRPDQEPNDIALIGEGVRKVYEEVLMPAGLGQVKIFTELGRFMLAPHGALVTRVTHKKKTYRTYLGVDASAVNLMRPAMYGAYHHITNVTHPDGPAEVVDVVGSLCENNDKFAVNRELPHTEIGDLLVIHDTGAHGFSMGYQYNAKLRSAEILYTEEGKARQIRRAERPEDYFATLYGFDFEE
- the pflA gene encoding pyruvate formate-lyase-activating protein; its protein translation is MSEETIDYGQVTGMVHSTESFGSVDGPGIRFIVFLQGCHMRCQYCHNPDTWAMESNKSRERTVDDVLAEALRYRGFWGNKGGITVSGGEALLQIDFLIALFTKAKEHGIHCTLDTCALPFRNKPRYLEKFDKLMAVTDLVLLDIKEINEAQHKIVTSQTNKNILACAQYLSDIGKPVWIRHVLVPGLTDRDDDLIELGKFVKTLKNVDKFEILPYHTMGEFKWRELGIPYSLEGVKPPTADRVKNAKKLMDTESYQDYMKRVHG
- a CDS encoding ABC transporter ATP-binding protein, giving the protein MEQSITIKNLCKSYGQTQILKDISFEAKAGRVTAFLGPNGAGKSSTLRILLGLDKATSGLTKIGDQTYKELKFPLKTVGASFDSVGAPDDRTVYQHLKIVAASNGISSQRIEQVLDMVDISHKKKSKIGKLSLGEGQRLGIATALLGNPQYLILDEPTNGLDPRGIRWFREFIKKQAQEGKTVLISSHILSEVEAVTDDVVIINKGKVLIKGTLQEVMKNLSSLEEVFFNLTEGGK